The following proteins are co-located in the Streptomyces sp. NBC_00435 genome:
- a CDS encoding ArsR/SmtB family transcription factor, with product MTGARPGADGAVDNVLVALADPTRRKLLELLAARGEVTATTLAGGLPVSRQAVVKHLAVLDAAGLVSGSRVGREVRYTVRPAALDATARWMATLAADWDRRLADIKRLAEAAERETR from the coding sequence GTGACCGGGGCACGTCCCGGCGCCGACGGGGCGGTCGACAACGTCCTCGTCGCGCTCGCCGACCCGACCCGGCGCAAACTGCTGGAGCTGCTCGCCGCCCGGGGCGAGGTCACCGCGACCACACTCGCCGGGGGACTTCCCGTCTCCCGGCAGGCCGTGGTCAAGCACCTCGCCGTCCTGGACGCCGCCGGACTGGTGTCCGGCAGCCGGGTCGGACGCGAGGTCCGGTACACCGTCCGGCCCGCGGCCCTGGACGCGACGGCCCGGTGGATGGCCACCCTCGCCGCGGACTGGGACCGGCGGCTGGCGGACATCAAGCGGCTGGCCGAGGCGGCGGAACGGGAGACCCGGTAG
- a CDS encoding rhodanese-like domain-containing protein, with amino-acid sequence MPSAASAASAASAASAASAASAASAASAAAAGSAVRPEVTSAVLSVPAADPAVAAAHFAARLAFEADVSDVRADLLAGVPGVVVVDSRSDAAWAQGHIPGALHIPTARIAELAPSLIDPAATVVTYCWGPGCNGATRAALAFARLGHQVKEMIGGFEYWVREGFAFETAQGPEQRRIDDLTAPRSGISCAC; translated from the coding sequence ATGCCCTCCGCCGCTTCCGCCGCTTCCGCCGCTTCCGCCGCTTCCGCCGCTTCCGCCGCTTCCGCCGCCTCGGCCGCTTCCGCTGCTGCCGCCGGGTCCGCGGTGCGGCCCGAGGTCACCAGCGCCGTCCTGTCGGTTCCCGCGGCCGACCCGGCGGTCGCGGCGGCCCACTTCGCGGCCCGGCTGGCCTTCGAGGCGGACGTCTCGGACGTACGCGCCGACCTGCTGGCGGGTGTCCCGGGGGTGGTCGTGGTGGACTCCCGCAGCGACGCGGCCTGGGCCCAGGGGCACATTCCGGGGGCCCTGCACATTCCGACGGCCCGGATCGCGGAGCTGGCGCCGTCGCTCATCGACCCGGCGGCGACGGTGGTCACGTACTGCTGGGGCCCCGGCTGCAACGGAGCCACCCGTGCGGCGCTCGCCTTCGCCCGGCTCGGCCACCAGGTGAAGGAAATGATCGGCGGCTTCGAGTACTGGGTCCGTGAGGGCTTCGCCTTCGAGACCGCCCAGGGCCCCGAGCAGCGTCGGATCGACGACCTGACCGCCCCGCGCTCGGGCATTTCCTGCGCCTGCTGA
- a CDS encoding SRPBCC domain-containing protein — MNTDRIERETLIEASLERVWSLVAEPGFWVADEGTLTGTAAREGESVVARNSEYGEFPVRVEKVEPPTYLAYRWASAFPGQELSEDNSTLVEFTLSREGDKTLLRVVESGFSALAGSEELRNKALEDNTGGWPQVLGAFKERVERLAA, encoded by the coding sequence GATCGAGGCGTCCCTGGAGCGGGTCTGGTCCCTGGTGGCCGAGCCGGGCTTCTGGGTGGCCGACGAGGGGACCCTGACCGGCACCGCGGCCAGGGAAGGGGAGTCGGTCGTGGCGAGGAACAGCGAGTACGGCGAGTTCCCGGTACGCGTGGAGAAGGTCGAGCCGCCGACGTACCTGGCCTACCGGTGGGCCAGCGCCTTCCCCGGGCAGGAGCTGAGCGAGGACAACAGCACCCTGGTGGAGTTCACCTTGAGTCGCGAGGGCGACAAGACACTGCTCCGCGTCGTCGAGAGCGGGTTCTCGGCACTGGCCGGGTCCGAGGAGCTGCGCAACAAGGCGCTCGAGGACAACACCGGCGGCTGGCCGCAGGTGCTCGGCGCCTTCAAGGAGCGCGTGGAACGCCTCGCGGCGTGA
- a CDS encoding helix-turn-helix domain-containing protein: MAVLAFDGMAPFELGVVVEVFGLSRPELGDIPWYELRVCSAEPGRDLRAVGGFTLRAEHGLEALAAADTVIIPGASPAGGAIPEPLVEALLKAHARGARLVSICSGAFALAATGLLDGRRATTHWRYARTLAERHPGIEVDPDVLYVDNGDVLTSAGSAAGIDLCLYLVRADHGAAVANTVARRFVVPPHREGGQAQFIEAAVGEIGPDAADDGISRSMAWALRRLYGPLSVPVLAREANMSERSFLRHFTRRNGVSPIRWVVSQRVSASLPLLESGEGTVDEVAAAVGFDSTATYRHHFSRQMRTTPTAYRKAFVRHTARP, encoded by the coding sequence GTGGCGGTACTCGCCTTCGACGGCATGGCGCCCTTCGAGCTGGGTGTGGTGGTGGAGGTGTTCGGGCTCTCCCGGCCCGAGCTGGGCGACATTCCCTGGTACGAGCTTCGCGTCTGCTCGGCGGAGCCCGGCCGGGACCTGCGTGCCGTCGGCGGGTTCACGCTCCGGGCCGAGCACGGACTCGAGGCACTCGCGGCAGCGGACACCGTGATCATCCCCGGAGCCTCCCCGGCGGGCGGTGCGATACCGGAGCCACTGGTGGAGGCCCTGCTCAAGGCGCATGCCCGGGGCGCGCGCCTGGTCTCGATCTGCTCGGGCGCCTTCGCGCTCGCCGCGACCGGCCTCCTCGACGGCCGCCGGGCCACCACCCACTGGCGCTACGCCCGCACCCTCGCCGAGCGCCACCCCGGCATCGAGGTGGACCCGGACGTCCTCTACGTGGACAACGGCGACGTGCTGACCAGCGCGGGCAGCGCCGCGGGCATCGACCTCTGCCTCTATCTGGTCCGCGCCGACCACGGCGCCGCCGTGGCCAACACCGTGGCCCGCCGATTCGTCGTACCGCCCCACCGCGAGGGCGGACAGGCCCAGTTCATCGAGGCGGCGGTCGGTGAGATCGGCCCCGACGCCGCGGACGACGGCATCTCCCGGAGCATGGCCTGGGCCCTTCGGCGGCTGTACGGCCCGCTCTCGGTCCCGGTACTGGCCCGCGAGGCGAACATGTCGGAGCGTTCCTTCCTGCGCCACTTCACCCGTCGCAACGGAGTGAGCCCGATCCGCTGGGTCGTCTCCCAGCGGGTCTCGGCGAGTCTGCCGTTGCTGGAGTCGGGGGAGGGGACGGTGGACGAGGTGGCCGCCGCGGTCGGCTTCGATTCCACCGCGACCTACCGGCACCACTTCTCGCGGCAGATGCGGACGACGCCGACGGCGTACCGGAAGGCTTTCGTCCGGCACACCGCGCGGCCCTGA
- a CDS encoding class I SAM-dependent methyltransferase: MSDGSGSAGQVGGNGAGASASGRGGEEEPVAWSGPEGAHAFAAVEAATDWLLGYPFVFRTLARWVGHDSVLVDYGCGPGKVADHAARLLGARVLGVDTSPEMLALARGAGSAVAGFHLVVDGRAAGLADASADAVMCNHVLASLPTEESVLGVFREIRRILRPGGPFVLLATDPACSGTEYASLRIGDPGRDYGPGDALSVRLRLTDGTWQVMPNHAWPVDVYPPLLERAGFREVVQQRPTVDEALALVAPDFAAGRTWSAERSRPPLVITTALAG, from the coding sequence GTGAGCGACGGGTCAGGGAGTGCGGGACAGGTCGGCGGGAACGGCGCGGGAGCGAGCGCCTCGGGCCGCGGCGGCGAGGAGGAGCCCGTCGCCTGGTCCGGACCCGAGGGCGCGCACGCCTTCGCCGCCGTGGAGGCGGCCACGGACTGGCTCCTCGGATACCCCTTCGTCTTCCGGACACTGGCCCGGTGGGTCGGCCACGACTCCGTCCTGGTGGACTACGGATGCGGACCCGGCAAGGTCGCCGACCACGCGGCGCGGCTGCTCGGCGCCCGTGTGCTGGGCGTGGACACCTCCCCCGAGATGCTGGCCCTGGCCCGCGGCGCGGGGTCGGCGGTCGCCGGGTTCCACCTGGTCGTGGACGGCCGGGCCGCCGGTCTGGCGGACGCCAGCGCCGACGCGGTCATGTGCAACCACGTACTCGCCTCGCTGCCCACCGAGGAGTCGGTGCTCGGGGTGTTCCGGGAGATCCGCCGGATCCTGCGACCCGGCGGCCCCTTCGTCCTGCTGGCCACCGACCCCGCGTGCAGCGGCACGGAGTACGCCTCGCTGCGCATCGGCGACCCGGGGCGGGACTACGGTCCGGGCGACGCACTGTCCGTACGGCTCCGGCTCACGGACGGCACCTGGCAGGTGATGCCCAACCACGCGTGGCCGGTGGACGTCTACCCGCCCCTGCTGGAGCGGGCGGGCTTCCGGGAGGTCGTCCAGCAGCGCCCCACCGTGGACGAGGCCCTCGCACTCGTCGCCCCGGACTTCGCCGCCGGCCGTACCTGGTCGGCGGAACGGTCGAGGCCGCCCCTGGTGATCACCACGGCACTGGCGGGCTGA